CCTTACAGAAGTTGGGAAGGCTCTTTAAAATGGCTTTAAAAAAAATATCCTGTTCTTCATTATCTTCCAGTAATTGGTTCCATTTTGAAGCATACAAAAGCATTTCCTTTAAAACAGGCGGAACAGCAAATACCTGAACATGCTGGTAAAATTCTTCTTCAAAAACCGACTTGAACAGGAATACCATCAGATTGACTGTTTGGGCTTCCGAGGTTATTTTGTGAGCTTTTTCTGAAGGAATCCAAATGACATGATGCTGCGGAACAAGATAAATTTTCTGGTCGATATGGAAATACTGATAACCTTCTTCTACAAAGGTAAGCTGAGCACGGTTGTGCATATGCTCATAATCGTCATGCTTCCAGCCTTTTTCACACCACACATAAGCTTCTTTCTCGATAGAATCTACAAACTGGCTTTCCGTTTTTTCAATCAGTCCACATTTCATGTTGTCGTTTTGTATGTATATTTTGGCAAATTTAATAAAAACGACAGTAGTAATTTTGTAATATCAACATCATGCTAAATAATTAATTCAAAATATAATCTATATCTTATTCAGAATGAAAAAACTATGTCTTTTTTTTATTTTAATTTTATTATCTAATACCACCAATATCATGGCACAAAATAAAGCTAAAATATTAGTTCTTATCCATTCAGACAATGGCGGAACTTACAACCTGGCTAAAGAAATAGCCAAAGGAATTGAAAGTGAAAATAATGCAGTTCCTTATATTAAATTGGTTAAAGCTTCAGAAAATCCCAACCTGAAGGATATACCAGTGGCAACAGTAGATGAACTTACAAATTATGATGGAATCGCCTTTGGATCACCGGTTTATTTCGGGAACATTAGTACCGGAATGAGCGAATTCTTATCGAAAACTGTTCAGTTGTGGACCAGCCATGCTTTGGAAGGAGTTCCGGCTACCGTTTTCATGTCTGCAGGAAGTGGAGCAGGAAAAGAACTGGCACTTCAGGCATTCTGGAACAGTCTTGCTGTGCACGGAATGGTACTGGTGTCTAATGGAATCCGCGGAACAGAAGAATTGAATAAAGCAATTCCACAGGGAAATACAGTATTGGGAGTTACCAGTATGGCTTCTTTAAAAGATGTGGAAAGGCCTACCAAAGGAGAGCGAAATATTGCCGAACTTCAGGGAAGAAATTTTGCAAAAGTAGTATGGGCATTAAAAGATATACGACCGAAAAAAACGGTAGCTGTTGCTGAAAATCGTCAGAATTTTAATGAAATCTTAAAGCAGAAAAATATTATGCTTCCACAGGTTCCCAAACCGGCAGGGAATTATCAGCCTTTTGTCCGTTCCGGAAATCTGGTATTTATCAATCAGGTTGCTTTGAAAGACGGCAAAATTTTCAAGCCCGGAAAATTAGGAGTGGAAGTTAATGAACAGCAGGTGAAGGAGGCAACAAAAGTGACTATGCTGAATGTTATTTCTGTATTGAATGAAGCGGTAGGAGGAGATTTAAGCAGAGTGAAGCAGTGTGTACAACTTACAGGAATTTTCAATACCAAAGATGATTATACAAAACATGCAGATCTAATGAATGTTGCTTCTGATCTGGCGGTTGAAGTTTTCGGAGAAAAAGGGAAACATGCCAGAGCTACTTTAGGTGCTTCATCTATTCCTGTGGGCTCTTCCGTAGAGATTCAGGCGGTTTTTGAAGTAGAGTAGTTTTATAACTGATGTATAGCATTCCTCAATGAAAAGGTAATGAGCTAAAAACATATCCGATCCAACAGATTACGCAGAGTTTCTAATGCTCTGCGTAATCTGTTTAAAATTTAGAAATGACCTCAGCAATCAAAGGAATACTTTGTGCCAGCTGTTCCTCGGAAAGTGCTCCATAGCTTAATCTGAAACCATTCACATGATTTTGACTGTATTGTTTCGGATGAATAATCTTAATATTTTTATCCAGTAATAATTGCGTTACCACATCCCAATCCAGTTGTTTTTTAGGAACAATCCAAAAGGCGAGACCACCTTCAGGCAAAGTAAAATCTGCAATATCGATCATACATTTTTTCAACAGTTCAAAAACAAAATCTCTTTTATTTTTATAATGAACGGTTGCTTTTCTGATATGCTTTTTCACAGCTCCTTCTTTGATCAGCTGAAGAACTGCCTGTTCCATGATGACATCTCCATGAACATCAATGATCTTTCTCAGATCACCAATTTTTTTCAGCAATTCCTGGTTTTTAGTGACCAGATACCCAATTCTCAAAGCTGGTGCTACCACTTTACTCAATGTTCCGATATACACATAATTGTGAAGTTCCGGAAAGCTCGAAATGGGTAGAATAGGACGATATCCAAAATGAAATTCATTATCATAATCATCTTCAATAATCGTTACATTATACTGGTTTGATAATTCAATCAATCTTAATCTTCTTGACAGACTCAGCGTAACCGTAGTAGGATATTGTCTGTGAGGAGTAATGTATAGGGCTTTGACGTTCTGATGCTCTGTCAAAAGTCTCTCAATAGTTTCTATATTGATTCCTTCTTTATCCACAGGCACACGCAAAAGCTGAGCTCCGGCATATTGAAAGGCTTGCCATGCAGGCTGATATCCTGGATCTTCTACAATAACCTGGTCTCCGGAAGTTAGAAGAGTCTGGGCGGTAAGAAACATTCCCATCTGGCTGCCACGGGTAATAGAAATTTCATTTTCATGAATATGCATTCCGCGCTGATGATTAAGCATCTGGGAGATCATTTTCCTGAACTCTACATCGCCATGTTCATCTCCATAACCCATCATTTGCCATTTGGCTTTGATACTGAAGATTTGCCTGTAAGCTCTTGCCAGTTCATTGACAGGCGCAATTTTACTATCAGGATGACCATCATCAAAATTGATCAGAACTCCGTTAGGCATAGCCCGTTGATTTTGAGAATCATGCATTGCATCTGCATTTTTTTCATGCAACAGAGGAAGCTTTTCGGATACAAAAATACCTTTCCTTTCTCTTGAAATTACCCATTCTTCATTAATCAGAACCTGATAGGCTTCCACCACTGTATTTCGGTTAATTTTTAAAGTCTGGGCAAGATTTCTGCTTCCGGGCAGTGCATCTCCTGCTTTTAATCTTCCTGAGCGGATATCCGTGATAATAGTATCTGCAATCTGTAGATACACTGCTTTATCAAGCTTTTTATCAATTTCTAATTCTAATTTCCAAGGGCGCAACATCTGGACTATCTGTTTATGTAAAAACTGAATCATTTAAACAGTCCAAATATAGAATAATTTTGTCATGCAATAAAGCACAAAACCATAATAATTTTAAAATCATGGACAAGAAACAATTCAGTTCTAAAGATTTCCACGAAACTTTTGCAAGACCAAAGTATGTAAAACCAAGCCATTTAATTCATAAAAATGTAGAGAACGCAGGGGAACACAACCAGTTTTCAACGGAGAGAAAGCATCCGGTTTTCTTTGTTGATCTTCCAAGTAAAAATGTAAGCATGACCATTGGTGGATTAACGCCCGGACAGCAAACAAACAGACACCGTCATACTTATGAAACGGTATTATTTGTAATCGAAGGAAAAGGCTGGACAGAAGTAGAGGATGAAAGAGTATACTGGGAAGCTGGAGATGCGGTTTATATTCCTTCATGGGCTTGGCATAAACACCAAAATTTAAGTGATACGGAACCTGCCAAATATATTGCCTGCGAAAATGCTCCTCAACTGCAAAACTTAGGAGTGGCTTTGAGAGAAGAAGAAGGCAGAGACCTTTAGGATCAATTGTTTAAACCATTAAGGCGAGTAGTTTTTAATTGGATTGATATCGGATATGATTTTTTAAGGAAAGCTACCCTTAATATTCTTAACAACTTAAAAGCTCTTAATGGTTTAAAATTATTTTAAACATTTAAACCAAAAAACATGAAAAATGTGCCATTTAAAGGGATTATTGCCTATCCCATAACACCTTTTGATGAAAATGAAAAAGTAGATATTCCTCTTTTCAAACATTTGGTAGAAAGGCTGATCACTTCCGGAAGTCATGGTATTGCTCCATTGGGAAGTACAGGGGTAATGCCTTACCTGTCTGATGAAGAAAAGGAAGAGGTTACAGAAGCTACTTTGCAACAGGTAAAGGGAAGAATTCCAACGCTGGTAGGGGTTTCCAATCTTACCACAGAGAAAACGATCCACCATGCTCAATTTGCAGAGAAAGCAGGGGCTGATGCCGTGATGATCATTCCGATGAGCTACTGGAAGCTCACAGACGATGAGATTGTTACCCATTATGACGCGGTTGCCCGTAAAATTTCTATCCCGATTATGGCTTACAATAATCCG
This region of Chryseobacterium culicis genomic DNA includes:
- a CDS encoding AraC family transcriptional regulator, whose product is MKCGLIEKTESQFVDSIEKEAYVWCEKGWKHDDYEHMHNRAQLTFVEEGYQYFHIDQKIYLVPQHHVIWIPSEKAHKITSEAQTVNLMVFLFKSVFEEEFYQHVQVFAVPPVLKEMLLYASKWNQLLEDNEEQDIFFKAILKSLPNFCKESSGLEIPVPTDVRLIPVCNEINAHFKYNLDIDALAEKAQMSVRSLQRIFKNETGITLQKYLQLTRILKSIELIDTRQYTLSEVAYKVGYQSLSAFTSSYFAIMQTKPKVNKN
- a CDS encoding Atu1372/SO_1960 family protein; amino-acid sequence: MKKLCLFFILILLSNTTNIMAQNKAKILVLIHSDNGGTYNLAKEIAKGIESENNAVPYIKLVKASENPNLKDIPVATVDELTNYDGIAFGSPVYFGNISTGMSEFLSKTVQLWTSHALEGVPATVFMSAGSGAGKELALQAFWNSLAVHGMVLVSNGIRGTEELNKAIPQGNTVLGVTSMASLKDVERPTKGERNIAELQGRNFAKVVWALKDIRPKKTVAVAENRQNFNEILKQKNIMLPQVPKPAGNYQPFVRSGNLVFINQVALKDGKIFKPGKLGVEVNEQQVKEATKVTMLNVISVLNEAVGGDLSRVKQCVQLTGIFNTKDDYTKHADLMNVASDLAVEVFGEKGKHARATLGASSIPVGSSVEIQAVFEVE
- a CDS encoding PLP-dependent aminotransferase family protein encodes the protein MLRPWKLELEIDKKLDKAVYLQIADTIITDIRSGRLKAGDALPGSRNLAQTLKINRNTVVEAYQVLINEEWVISRERKGIFVSEKLPLLHEKNADAMHDSQNQRAMPNGVLINFDDGHPDSKIAPVNELARAYRQIFSIKAKWQMMGYGDEHGDVEFRKMISQMLNHQRGMHIHENEISITRGSQMGMFLTAQTLLTSGDQVIVEDPGYQPAWQAFQYAGAQLLRVPVDKEGINIETIERLLTEHQNVKALYITPHRQYPTTVTLSLSRRLRLIELSNQYNVTIIEDDYDNEFHFGYRPILPISSFPELHNYVYIGTLSKVVAPALRIGYLVTKNQELLKKIGDLRKIIDVHGDVIMEQAVLQLIKEGAVKKHIRKATVHYKNKRDFVFELLKKCMIDIADFTLPEGGLAFWIVPKKQLDWDVVTQLLLDKNIKIIHPKQYSQNHVNGFRLSYGALSEEQLAQSIPLIAEVISKF
- a CDS encoding cupin domain-containing protein; translated protein: MDKKQFSSKDFHETFARPKYVKPSHLIHKNVENAGEHNQFSTERKHPVFFVDLPSKNVSMTIGGLTPGQQTNRHRHTYETVLFVIEGKGWTEVEDERVYWEAGDAVYIPSWAWHKHQNLSDTEPAKYIACENAPQLQNLGVALREEEGRDL